In one window of Candidatus Nitrosocosmicus arcticus DNA:
- a CDS encoding SIMPL domain-containing protein: MEFNRKLFPMLTLIVILPLSVLTSNISIVDAQNFVIPEEKPTISTSGSAEKEIPSDESRISLAVENTNANANTARKNNADKMNTIIDVLRKAGLTDDNVTTSNFQITPNYDYETSNYDRIISYTAMNKIELKTSANANISKFIDIAVNNGANRVENIDFVISKKTLDENSMELLKEAFRNAKQKAEVLATEGNFTIAGVKKIDTNSAGGYSPPTYFYDNYAGDAAEKMPAPSTQIIPQKNKVTITLPVVFYIGDQTG, translated from the coding sequence ATGGAATTCAACAGGAAATTATTCCCCATGCTGACACTGATAGTTATACTCCCTCTTTCGGTCTTAACTTCGAACATCTCTATTGTTGACGCACAAAATTTTGTAATTCCAGAAGAAAAACCTACCATTTCAACAAGTGGAAGTGCAGAAAAGGAGATTCCTTCTGACGAGTCAAGAATTTCATTGGCGGTAGAAAATACTAACGCAAATGCAAATACTGCAAGAAAAAATAATGCCGATAAGATGAACACCATAATAGATGTTCTAAGAAAGGCTGGGCTTACAGATGATAATGTTACTACGTCTAATTTCCAAATAACACCCAATTACGACTATGAAACTAGTAATTATGACAGAATAATTTCATACACTGCTATGAATAAAATAGAACTCAAGACTTCAGCCAATGCAAATATCTCCAAATTCATCGATATAGCCGTTAATAACGGGGCAAACAGGGTTGAAAACATTGACTTTGTTATCTCAAAGAAAACATTGGATGAGAACAGTATGGAGCTCTTGAAGGAGGCTTTTAGGAATGCCAAACAAAAGGCTGAAGTATTAGCTACAGAAGGGAACTTTACAATTGCAGGTGTAAAAAAAATTGATACAAATTCGGCAGGAGGATATTCCCCACCAACCTATTTTTACGATAATTACGCTGGCGATGCTGCCGAAAAAATGCCGGCCCCATCAACTCAGATAATACCGCAAAAGAACAAGGTGACTATCACCCTTCCGGTAGTGTTTTATATAGGCGATCAAACAGGATAA